In the genome of Maribacter forsetii DSM 18668, the window CTAGCCAAGCCCTCTATTTCCATATCGGTAGAGGTATACTTTTTGCCATCTGATGTAACAATGTTCAGCAGATAAGAGCTACCCATTTCTGCGGCAAACTGAATATCCGATTCATAAATTCCCGGGCTAGATTCATTAAAGGAATATGTAATGCCATTACTGTTTTCAATGGAAACTGTAGCATTGGTTTCATAACGTACCAAGTCTCTATTAATATCTCTAATGGGTGTGTAAGGGTTGTAAACGGAATCAATACCTAGGTCTATCAACGTATCCATTCTGCTCAATGCTACGGTGTGGTTTTTTAGTTCATTGGTAAGAGTGGCCTCTACGATCAATATTTTAAGCACTTCGTCATCTGCTTCTATTCCTAAATCAACTTCTTCAATACAATTGATGAATAACAGAAGCGGTAATATTATTAAAGTAATTTTTCTCATCTTATTCTATCCAAAAATTAGGTGTTTTATTACTGCCAAATGTTCTACAATCTATACAGCCTAATGGTTTTACTAAAAAAGGAGCACGGGATAGTTCTCCATTGGCATCAGGTTCAAAAAAGTTTTCATTATCGCCAATGTACCCTATTTGACCTGCAATTATTCCTTCTATCAGAGGTGAATTTGAACCGCGGTCAACAATAACTTTTCCATCTATTACGGTTGAGTGAAAACCATCAGGATAGAGTGCCGGTTCTCGAATAACATTACATGAAATAATATAAGGTGGTAATGATTCATTAGGGTAAAAATCTTCATAATTAAAGAACATTCTCTTTTCACTATATGAACTCAATTCAAAGTACCCAATTACATTGGCAATATCTGAGTTCTCAACGGTTATATTGCCTTCTAATTGCCCGGTCTGAACGTTACTAAATAGACTTTCTGAGTTTGAGAAATCTTCTAATGAACCAAAGAAAGAAGCGGCATGGTTATCATGGTGATATTGTTTTACCAATATACTATAGCGATGCGATATCGCATAATTATCACTGCCTATAAATCTTACCTCAAAATCATCTAAATTATTTGAGGCTAAATTAGCGGTTGAAGCCAATATTATACTATTTGATTTATTTGTTGCAAAACAAATATTAGCTGGTTCATCTCTTGGTGATACAGTAACTTCCCAACCATCATCATC includes:
- a CDS encoding DUF4249 domain-containing protein, giving the protein MRKNLKWLTLPCLSLAILSCVEEFEPENITDVLDGSLVVDARITDQNIQQTIFLTRTFSFDEIDPPPEIGAQVSIIDNLGKKIDFFETQAGNYNTNGAVSLLQEREYTLEIFTKDGVQYRSNKTTLPKQVEVSELKAERSISNSNTDGISILVDNTDNTSSANYFRYEYEETYKVIPPDFNPFDWDEVDYDFFCEDDDGWEVTVSPRDEPANICFATNKSNSIILASTANLASNNLDDFEVRFIGSDNYAISHRYSILVKQYHHDNHAASFFGSLEDFSNSESLFSNVQTGQLEGNITVENSDIANVIGYFELSSYSEKRMFFNYEDFYPNESLPPYIISCNVIREPALYPDGFHSTVIDGKVIVDRGSNSPLIEGIIAGQIGYIGDNENFFEPDANGELSRAPFLVKPLGCIDCRTFGSNKTPNFWIE